A portion of the Phacochoerus africanus isolate WHEZ1 chromosome 5, ROS_Pafr_v1, whole genome shotgun sequence genome contains these proteins:
- the SEPTIN1 gene encoding septin-1 isoform X2, translating to MRPQLGIKGPPPCLPPSTSCPTRGSGERQQVQRQLSEAMDKEYVGFAALPNQLHRKSVKKGFDFTLMVAGESGLGKSTLINSLFLTNLYEDRQIPEASARLTQTLTIERRGVEIEEGGIKVKLTLVDTPGFGDSVDCSDCWLPVVRFIEEQFEQYLRDESGLNRKNIQDSRVHCCLYFISPFGRGLRPLDVAFLRAVHDKVNIIPVIGKADALMPKETQALKQKIRDQLKEEEINIYQFPDCDSDEDEDFKRQDAELKESIPFAVVGSCEVVREGTRPVRGRRYSWGTVEVENPHHCDFLNLRRMLVQTHLQDLKEVTHDLLYEGYRASCLQSLARPGARDRASRSKLSRQSATEIPLPMLPLADTEKLIREKDEELRRMQEMLEKMQAQMQQSQAQSEQSDAL from the exons ATGAGGCCACAGCTTGGAATAAAG GGCCCGCCCCCTTGTTTGCCGCCCTCAACTTCCTGCCCTACCAGAGGAAGTGGGGAGAGACAGCAGGTGCAGCGACAGCTCTCAGAGGCCATG GACAAGGAGTATGTGGGTTTCGCCGCCCTCCCCAACCAGCTACACCGCAAGTCCGTCAAGAAGGGGTTTGACTTCACACTCATGGTGGCAG GGGAGTCAGGCCTGGGAAAATCCACCCTCATCAACAGCCTGTTTCTCACCAACCTCTATGAGGATCGGCAAATCCCAGAGGCCAGTG CTCGCTTGACACAAACGCTGACCATCGAGCGCCGGGGTGTGGAGATCGAGGAGGGGGGCATTAAGGTGAAGCTGACCTTGGTGGACACACCTGGCTTTGGAGACTCAGTGGACTGTTCAGACTG ctGGCTGCCTGTGGTGCGCTTCATTGAGGAGCAGTTCGAGCAGTACCTTCGCGATGAGAGCGGCCTGAACCGGAAGAACATCCAGGATTCCCGTGTCCACTGCTGCCTCTACTTCATCTCACCCTTCGGCCGAGG GCTCCGGCCCCTAGATGTGGCCTTCCTCCGGGCGGTGCACGACAAAGTCAATATCATCCCAGTCATTGGCAAAGCAGATGCCCTGATGCcgaaggaaacacaggccctcaaGCAGAAG ATTCGGGACCagctgaaggaggaggagatCAACATCTACCAGTTCCCCGACTGTGACTCTGATGAGGATGAAGACTTCAAGAGGCAGGATGCGGAGCTGAAG GAGAGCATCCCTTTCGCTGTCGTTGGTTCCTGCGAAGTAGTGAGGGAGGGGACCCGACCAGTGAGGGGACGCCGCTACTCCTGGGGCACAGTGGAGG TGGAAAACCCACATCACTGCGATTTCCTGAACTTGCGACGGATGCTGGTGCAGACACACCTGCAGGACCTGAAGGAGGTGACGCATGATCTGCTTTATGAGGGCTACCGGGCCAGCTGCCTACAGAGCCTGGCCCGGCCTGGGGCGCGTGACAGAGCCAGCCGTAG TAAACTTTCGCGCCAGAGCGCCACAGAGATTCCGCTGCCCATGCTGCCTCTGGCAGACACGGAGAAGCTGATCCGTGAGAAAGACGAAGAG CTGCGCCGCATGCAGGAGATGCTGGAGAAGATGCAGGCCCAGATGCAGCAGAGCCAGGCGCAGAGCGAGCAGTCGGACGCCCTCTGA
- the SEPTIN1 gene encoding septin-1 isoform X1: MRPQLGIKGPPPCLPPSTSCPTRGSGERQQVQRQLSEAMPLRSGYPGGLACRPQQPQLVHPHQQDKEYVGFAALPNQLHRKSVKKGFDFTLMVAGESGLGKSTLINSLFLTNLYEDRQIPEASARLTQTLTIERRGVEIEEGGIKVKLTLVDTPGFGDSVDCSDCWLPVVRFIEEQFEQYLRDESGLNRKNIQDSRVHCCLYFISPFGRGLRPLDVAFLRAVHDKVNIIPVIGKADALMPKETQALKQKIRDQLKEEEINIYQFPDCDSDEDEDFKRQDAELKESIPFAVVGSCEVVREGTRPVRGRRYSWGTVEVENPHHCDFLNLRRMLVQTHLQDLKEVTHDLLYEGYRASCLQSLARPGARDRASRSKLSRQSATEIPLPMLPLADTEKLIREKDEELRRMQEMLEKMQAQMQQSQAQSEQSDAL, encoded by the exons ATGAGGCCACAGCTTGGAATAAAG GGCCCGCCCCCTTGTTTGCCGCCCTCAACTTCCTGCCCTACCAGAGGAAGTGGGGAGAGACAGCAGGTGCAGCGACAGCTCTCAGAGGCCATG CCGCTGAGATCAGGTTATCCTGGGGGCCTGGCCTGCCGcccccagcagcctcagctcgTCCACCCCCACCAACAGGACAAGGAGTATGTGGGTTTCGCCGCCCTCCCCAACCAGCTACACCGCAAGTCCGTCAAGAAGGGGTTTGACTTCACACTCATGGTGGCAG GGGAGTCAGGCCTGGGAAAATCCACCCTCATCAACAGCCTGTTTCTCACCAACCTCTATGAGGATCGGCAAATCCCAGAGGCCAGTG CTCGCTTGACACAAACGCTGACCATCGAGCGCCGGGGTGTGGAGATCGAGGAGGGGGGCATTAAGGTGAAGCTGACCTTGGTGGACACACCTGGCTTTGGAGACTCAGTGGACTGTTCAGACTG ctGGCTGCCTGTGGTGCGCTTCATTGAGGAGCAGTTCGAGCAGTACCTTCGCGATGAGAGCGGCCTGAACCGGAAGAACATCCAGGATTCCCGTGTCCACTGCTGCCTCTACTTCATCTCACCCTTCGGCCGAGG GCTCCGGCCCCTAGATGTGGCCTTCCTCCGGGCGGTGCACGACAAAGTCAATATCATCCCAGTCATTGGCAAAGCAGATGCCCTGATGCcgaaggaaacacaggccctcaaGCAGAAG ATTCGGGACCagctgaaggaggaggagatCAACATCTACCAGTTCCCCGACTGTGACTCTGATGAGGATGAAGACTTCAAGAGGCAGGATGCGGAGCTGAAG GAGAGCATCCCTTTCGCTGTCGTTGGTTCCTGCGAAGTAGTGAGGGAGGGGACCCGACCAGTGAGGGGACGCCGCTACTCCTGGGGCACAGTGGAGG TGGAAAACCCACATCACTGCGATTTCCTGAACTTGCGACGGATGCTGGTGCAGACACACCTGCAGGACCTGAAGGAGGTGACGCATGATCTGCTTTATGAGGGCTACCGGGCCAGCTGCCTACAGAGCCTGGCCCGGCCTGGGGCGCGTGACAGAGCCAGCCGTAG TAAACTTTCGCGCCAGAGCGCCACAGAGATTCCGCTGCCCATGCTGCCTCTGGCAGACACGGAGAAGCTGATCCGTGAGAAAGACGAAGAG CTGCGCCGCATGCAGGAGATGCTGGAGAAGATGCAGGCCCAGATGCAGCAGAGCCAGGCGCAGAGCGAGCAGTCGGACGCCCTCTGA
- the SEPTIN1 gene encoding septin-1 isoform X3, producing the protein MPLRSGYPGGLACRPQQPQLVHPHQQDKEYVGFAALPNQLHRKSVKKGFDFTLMVAGESGLGKSTLINSLFLTNLYEDRQIPEASARLTQTLTIERRGVEIEEGGIKVKLTLVDTPGFGDSVDCSDCWLPVVRFIEEQFEQYLRDESGLNRKNIQDSRVHCCLYFISPFGRGLRPLDVAFLRAVHDKVNIIPVIGKADALMPKETQALKQKIRDQLKEEEINIYQFPDCDSDEDEDFKRQDAELKESIPFAVVGSCEVVREGTRPVRGRRYSWGTVEVENPHHCDFLNLRRMLVQTHLQDLKEVTHDLLYEGYRASCLQSLARPGARDRASRSKLSRQSATEIPLPMLPLADTEKLIREKDEELRRMQEMLEKMQAQMQQSQAQSEQSDAL; encoded by the exons ATG CCGCTGAGATCAGGTTATCCTGGGGGCCTGGCCTGCCGcccccagcagcctcagctcgTCCACCCCCACCAACAGGACAAGGAGTATGTGGGTTTCGCCGCCCTCCCCAACCAGCTACACCGCAAGTCCGTCAAGAAGGGGTTTGACTTCACACTCATGGTGGCAG GGGAGTCAGGCCTGGGAAAATCCACCCTCATCAACAGCCTGTTTCTCACCAACCTCTATGAGGATCGGCAAATCCCAGAGGCCAGTG CTCGCTTGACACAAACGCTGACCATCGAGCGCCGGGGTGTGGAGATCGAGGAGGGGGGCATTAAGGTGAAGCTGACCTTGGTGGACACACCTGGCTTTGGAGACTCAGTGGACTGTTCAGACTG ctGGCTGCCTGTGGTGCGCTTCATTGAGGAGCAGTTCGAGCAGTACCTTCGCGATGAGAGCGGCCTGAACCGGAAGAACATCCAGGATTCCCGTGTCCACTGCTGCCTCTACTTCATCTCACCCTTCGGCCGAGG GCTCCGGCCCCTAGATGTGGCCTTCCTCCGGGCGGTGCACGACAAAGTCAATATCATCCCAGTCATTGGCAAAGCAGATGCCCTGATGCcgaaggaaacacaggccctcaaGCAGAAG ATTCGGGACCagctgaaggaggaggagatCAACATCTACCAGTTCCCCGACTGTGACTCTGATGAGGATGAAGACTTCAAGAGGCAGGATGCGGAGCTGAAG GAGAGCATCCCTTTCGCTGTCGTTGGTTCCTGCGAAGTAGTGAGGGAGGGGACCCGACCAGTGAGGGGACGCCGCTACTCCTGGGGCACAGTGGAGG TGGAAAACCCACATCACTGCGATTTCCTGAACTTGCGACGGATGCTGGTGCAGACACACCTGCAGGACCTGAAGGAGGTGACGCATGATCTGCTTTATGAGGGCTACCGGGCCAGCTGCCTACAGAGCCTGGCCCGGCCTGGGGCGCGTGACAGAGCCAGCCGTAG TAAACTTTCGCGCCAGAGCGCCACAGAGATTCCGCTGCCCATGCTGCCTCTGGCAGACACGGAGAAGCTGATCCGTGAGAAAGACGAAGAG CTGCGCCGCATGCAGGAGATGCTGGAGAAGATGCAGGCCCAGATGCAGCAGAGCCAGGCGCAGAGCGAGCAGTCGGACGCCCTCTGA
- the MYL11 gene encoding myosin regulatory light chain 11, which produces MAPKKAKRRAAAEGSSNVFSMFDQTQIQEFKEAFTVIDQNRDGIIDKEDLRDTFAAMGRLNVKNEELDAMMKEASGPINFTVFLTMFGEKLKGADPEDVITGAFKVLDPEGKGTIKKHFLEELLTTQCDRFSQEEIKNMWAAFPPDVGGNVDYKNICYVITHGDAKDQE; this is translated from the exons ATG GCACCCAAGAAGGCCAAGAGAAGGGCAGCGGCAGAAGGAAGCTCCAACGTCTTCTCCATGTTCGATCAGACTCAGATCCAGGAGTTCAAGGAG GCCTTCACAGTAATTGACCAGAACCGTGATGGCATTATTGACAAGGAAGACCTTCGGGACACCTTCGCAGCCATGG GGCGTCTAAATGTGAAGAATGAGGAGCTAGATGCCATGATGAAGGAAGCCAGCGGTCCCATCAACTTCACTGTCTTCCTGACCATGTTTGGGGAGAAGCTCAAAG GTGCTGATCCTGAGGATGTGATCACTGGAGCCTTCAAGGTTCTGGACCCGGAGGGGAAGGGTACCATCAAGAAGCACTT CCTGGAGGAGCTGCTTACCACGCAGTGTGACCGCTTCTCCCAGGAAGAG ATCAAGAACATGTGGGCAGCCTTCCCCCCTGACGTGGGCGGCAACGTGGACTACAAGAACATCTGCTACGTCATCACGCACGGCGACGCCAAGGACCAGGAGTAG